In Cicer arietinum cultivar CDC Frontier isolate Library 1 chromosome 7, Cicar.CDCFrontier_v2.0, whole genome shotgun sequence, the genomic window atatatgagtactaataggacttggttgtttagtaatctagtgtatatatatatatatctgatgtattgccaacatatttcaattcaatCAACATATTTTACCTAATTCTTGagatggtatcagagctctCGACCTTTGGGAGCCTTGCATCCGCATAAATTTGCCACCTTCACTGTGGTTTCTTTTTTTTCTGAAACcttagccaccttcattgtggcCCTTGCTTCCACATAAACCTACCGCCTCCATTGCGGTTTCAATTTTCCCGAAACcttagccaccttcattgtggcCCTTTTTGCTGCCTTCGTTGCAGCAACTTGAGATTTCTTTTTGGCCTATTTGCTACCATAGTGTGTTCAATACTCATGTCGATATTGTTCACGTCCGTTTGACCGACCTATTTTCAACGCCGTTTTCAACCAGATTGTAGATCGGCCGTTTCTCATTTCATTTTGGGGTTCACTTTTTGATCAAAGCACTTTTGTTATGGGTCATTTGAAGCTCACACGGTTTTTGCTCGTACTTTTCTGTTGCGGCATTATAGCACACTTACAGTTTGTGGATATTTTTTGGACGTTTgaagtttgttttgtttgataGATCAATATTTCGTCTCTAATATTGTTTGTCTACTAATTTTACGGATATGACTCGACTCAATGAAGATGAAATAGAGAAGATTAGATCACTTCTTAGTAAGTTGGAGAAACTGACAAGTACTAGTTTTGTGGTATATACAAGTACACTTCCTCTTGGTaagtttcaattttcttttggaCTTAATGCTTCAAATACAACCTATAACCAATATTGGATACTAGATTCTGGAGCCACTGATCACATGACACCCTTACCTGCACACTACTTCACTTATTCACCTTGCCCTAGCAACAAGAAAATATCCACAGCAGATGGTACCCTTCTAACTGCAGCAGGTCAAGGAGATGTCAAAATAAACTCATCCATAACTCTAAAAAATGTCCTTCATATTCCTAAATTGTCCACTAGCTtaatttccatacaaaaactAACACAAGACctatcatataattttttttttttataacaaatcttgtgtCTTTCAGGACAAGAATTCAAGGAGGACAATTGGTAATGCTAGAGAATGGAATGGTCTATATTACTTGGATAATCAAAATCTTCCTCCAAATCTACTCAACAATACCAACTCTTTTTTCTAAATCAATAAGACCAATAGGGACAAGGTCATTTTGTACCACGACGGGTCATCCTTCATTTAGAGTCATAAAACAGTTGTTTCCTTCCCTCTTCAAAAAATTAGAGGTAGAAAGTCTTCATTGTGAGGTGTGTGAGCTTGCTAAACTCAAACCTGTACCTTTTCCAGGTAGTAACCAAATGAGTACTTCTCCATTctatttagttcatactgatgtatGGGTCACTCTGTTCCAAATATATCAAGAGACTGTTGGCTTGTAacctttattgatgattttactCGGGTTACttgctaaaacaaaaatctGAAGTCAGTTATGTGTTTGTACACTTCTTCtacatgataaaaaaaaccAGTTTGGAGTGATTATTAAGAGGGTTAAGTCTGATAATGCCAAAGATTACTTTACTCACGGGATTAATTCTTTCTATCAAAAAGAGGGCATTATTCATGAGTCCTCATGTGTTaaaacaccccaacaaaatgggatTGTTCAGAGGAAAAATGGACACTTGTTAGATCAAACTCGAGCGatgttatttcaaaataatgttCCCACGAAATTTGGGGAAAGGCAGTTTTAACTGCATCATATCTTATAAATCGATTACCTTCTAGTGTCTTTGCCTTCAAAACTCCCATGGAGTCACTGTCCCTGTTCTACCCTAATGTGTCCACCCGTAGTAATCTTACTCCCAAAATATTTGGATGTGCGTCGTTTGTCCATATCCATAGTGATAGTAGAGGGAAACATGATCCTAAAGCCTTAAAATGTGTCTTTATCGGGTACTCTTTCACCCAAAAAGGCTACAAATGTTATCATCCACCATCCCAAAAATTATGTCTCCCGAGATGTCACTTTACatgaacaagaaaatttctTTGGTCAAATTCATCTTCAGGGGAAGAATACAAGTAAGGAAGATGAGTCTCGTCTACTTCTTGAGTTGACTCTTGAACCAGAAATTGTTGACTGAAATTGATTTTggaaaagatgaaaatgacaatGATGAGACTGAAATTGATTCTGAGGAAGATGGAAATGATGGCATTAATGTAAGATATGGGAAGAATCTGGTATATACAAAAAGAACAATGGTCATTCCTGAATCTATTAACATCCAAGAGTCAAATCCAACTTTACACGAAGTATCTTATCTTGATGCTTCAAATTCTAGTGATCCAATTTATGAATCTTCCCATGCATTAGAATCAGAATTCGACACACCACCAACTTATGATGACCTCCATATCCCAATTGCCCTTAGGAAGAATACTAGGACATGTACCAACAAGCCACTCTACCTGAATACTACCACTATACCTACCTCTCTCTCTGAAGCATTGTCCGACAAGAAATGGAAACAGGCCATGAACTTTGAAATGGAAGCACTGGACAAGAACGACACTTGGGATTTTGTCTCTCTACCAAATGGAAAAAAACTTGTAGGATGCAAGTGGATATACACTATAGAGTACAAGGCTGATGGGTCTATTGAGAGGTACAAGGCAAGGTTGGTAGCTAAAGGATTTACTTGGAAACATTTACTCCGGTTACAAAAATGAGTACACCAATCGATCCAAATTTAAAGTTGAGAAATGCAGAAGAAGACATTGCAGTTGATAAGGAAATGTACCAAAGATTAGTTGGAAGACTCATATTTGTCACATACTAGACCTGATATTGCTTTTGTTGTAAACCTAGTTAGTCAATTCATGCACCAACCAACAGAGGTACACTTGCAAGTTGCACTCAGAATCGTGCAAAATTTTAAAGGAACCCCAAGAAGAGGAATTTTGTTCAGACGAAATGGAAATGTGGGTCTTGAAGCATATACTGATGTTGACTATGCAGGGTCAATTATAGATATAAGGTCAACCACAGAATATTGCACTTTTCTATGTGGGAATCTTGTgacttggaagagtaagaaacaaagtgtggtaGCTAGATCCAGTGCTGAAGCAGAATTTAGGGCAATGGCACAAGGAATATGTGAGTTACTGTGGTTGAAGATCATTTTGGAGGACCTGAAGATAAAGTGGGATGAACCAATGAAACTCTATTGTGATAATAAATGTGATATTAGCATAACACATAATCCGGTGCAACACGATAGtaccaagcatattgaagttGAAAGACATCAAAAAACTCGACAGTGGCCTAATTTGCACTCCATATGTCTCCTCCCAAGACAACCTTGCAGATCTTCTAACTAAAGGGCTAAACAGCAGCAACTTTGAAAGAATTATCCAAACTGAGAATGGAGAACATCTATTCACCAGCTTGAAGAGGAGTGTCAAAATTTGTTTATGTTTTGTATCCCTCAAGTATAGGAATTCAGTtgtataggagtactagtaggaatttagttatatatgagtactaatagaatttgattatttagtaatctagtgtgtgtgtgtgtgtgtatatatatatatatatatatatatatatctgatgtattgtcaatatatttcaattcattaaatatattttactctaATTCATGCGATATCGAAATCTCATGAAAGTATGTGAAAGCTATGACACAAAACAAGAATGCTCACCCTCTGACGAAAATGCACAGCGGTTTCCTTATCATCCAGAGGTGAAATGACAGGAAGATATTCTACCTGTTCAATATAAGACAAGTTATAAATTACTTCAAGAAATTAAGTTTCCTAAAAATGTGGTGGACAAACcactgtaaaaaaatataatcaatagGAAAGTATACCTCAAAGAAGTTGTGGAATTGGGTGAACATCCTAAACATAAGCTGTCCCAAAGAAACATTACCCCTAAAAATATGCAAGTAAAACAGCATGAGTGATAAGTTACGCCAACAAACAGAAGTAATGAAATGACAGGATCTTCATAAAGAAATTGCTTACCAAGATTGATCAAAGTGCACATGAGGATATCGTACAATTATAGGCTGGATTGGGTACCCAGGGATAAATGCTCCAAGTTGGAAGGAAATAAGGTTCCTGCCGTTAGTCGTGGTTCCCTCTGGAAATAAAAGCACTCGAGGAAATCTATCGCAAGAAGCCCTTCTCTGTTATTCAGGTCCTTAAAAGCAGATTTCTATATCAAACAGTTTACAAAATTGATAACATGACAGATTTATATGAAGAAATTTTGTTCCAAGAATATCTATTTTTGAAACCTgttagttcatataaattcttgcATATTTCTATTCAGTGCCGAAAAATCAGAAGCAAATGTAATTTTACAATATGTTAAATTCTATGTCAGCCCTTAGTTTCTCTACCACTTTATATTGCCAGCTATATTTTTCATAACTTATTTACAATTTACAATCTCAACCATTTATGTAGCATGATCCTAAAACATATTGCTTATATAAATCTTTTATGAGACCAATAAAAAccagaaattaaaaaaaaaatgtatcagACTCTTGTTAGTTTGTCTTATGGTGCTAGTGTGCTACAGCTTTCACTCAATCATCCTCTTCCCAAATTTTcaccaaatatattttaagaaacTCTGCAGAAGATTGGTTCCAAAATAAGAGCATTAAAGGCTACAATAAGATTATGAGACTTCTGAATGAAAATAGTGTCCGAATGATAGTGATGTCAAAAGTATAATTGAGAATAGAGAGGTAAGTGAGCATCAATAGACAAACATATCAACAACCAAAGAACAGAGACAATTTTAAGATGCAGATCAAATAACAATaagcaaaataaaagaagtattTTACCTTTATTTCTCTGACAGCCTGCTTCCTTGATGATTGTGAGAATCTGTTAACATATATAAcctgcaaaaataaaaataaaaagtggaaAAAGACATAAAATGGTTGAGTAACATATTATCTTATAATTTAAACTTTGCATACATAAAATGTTAACATGAAAACAAAATACCTGCATTGCTCTAATGATCGTGCCAACAAAAGGTATGGAGTCATGAGACTCGGATGCCACAATGGTTggaaataattcataaaaatagaagaTAGGCTCAATATAAGATACATGATTAGATACAATAATTGGAGCAACTTCTCTTGGGGCTGGTTTTCCCTTCCGTTTTATCCAATGATAGCTGCAAAGGACAGAAAGAAACAACAATACAGATAAATTTATGGTTCTGAAACAAATTTAGATACTGCGGTGTAAAAAGAAACTGAAATCACATTCAAGGAGTAAAGTAACCAAAACCCTCATGCTCCTTTCTAGCAAAAGGACATAAACAGGGTATCTAGCTGAGGTTTATATTCATACAACATATATGCTTCATTTCCATTCAATATAACTATTTAGTATCACAAGGAAACACTGATTGTTATTCATTTAAAATGTCAAGCAtacttaatttcattttatctaTTATCTATCCCTCGTTCCCCCTAGAAATATCAATTACCTGATCATAAATCAAGCGGGAGACGGACACACAAATTATATAATCTTTCAAACAAAAGCAAATTCTATCCTCCACTTACATGACTTGAACTTCCTTAAATCTCCACCTTTCAACCCTCTCCACAATCCTAAACCACTAATAAAACCAAGAACTCCATTAACTCATTAAACTAGTTATCCGCGCATTGCAATAACCAAAAGATCGCACACATCATTTCCATCAACAACTAAAAGAAAAGCAAGCCACTTCCTCAATCTTTAGCTAAAATCTTTTCCCTAAACAACCCAACTTAAATTTCTACACCATTCGCTCCTTTTTTTAATAGACAAATTTTTAGTGGTTAATTTGTCGTGGGAGTGGGATTTGTTAGTAGTAGAGATATCAAACCTTATACCTCCTACATAATACTACTTCGACATCTCAACCCATACCACTAATCTACTCCTTCATGACACACTGTTCCCTCTTCATGATGAGATTCACATCACACACAATTCACAAAACAACAAATTGGGTGAACTCAACATGCTTAATCACAAAAACCAAAAAAGCAAATCAATAAAGATCCTATATAGTTCCCTCCCTATCTCACCTAAAAACATttggatttaatttgtatacaccaacaatataaatacttttttacACATGCATCCAATCAAATCGCTCCATGATTGGATACATATGTAAACAAATTATACACCGTCAGCACATAGAAATCAATCTCAAAACATTTATCCAATCCAATCCACCACATATCCCCACaccaaaaacaataaaacaaacatacaCAAACTTAACCAagatctaaaatttaaaaataaaaaataaaaaaagataaatttcaaTCATAATATGAAATAAAGTGAAGTCAATTAAAGTAAAGTAAAGTAAAGAGAGTTACTAATGAATCAAACCTAACCTAATTAAagtagagaaaataaaaagaagagagATGAAAGCATTGAATGTAGAAGGTTCTCTCacccaaaagaaaaaagaatgaatcTAGCAGAAATTCTAGTGATCCACATAATATTAGACCTCCACTTAGGCATAGGGTTATCTTTGTCTTTCCAACCATGAAGTGCACACTTAGTAGCAACATAACCTATCGCCAAACACAATCCAAATATCACCAAACGAACCAAAGCTATTGGTATACACACTATCGTCTTCACCCATTCGTAAAACCCTTCAATTCCTGCTTTATTGTTGCGGAACGGGTCCAGTGTAGTTGACGATGGAACGGTCAACGGAGGATACGTATCGTTGAAACCTAACGCGCGGAAGGGGTTGGAGTCGGGACGCGCGGTGGTCGAGTTGGAGTTGGAGTCGACGGTGATGGTTAGGTGATCGGAGGTGAGGAGTGGAGTGgtgatgttgttgttgtctGCCATGAAAGTGTATCGTATACGGATGGAATACGGTTTGAATACGGTGTAGAGTAAGTTGTACGAGATGATGATTGCAAAGGGAAAGAAGAAAAGTTTGAGGAGTGGTGGTGGTGTTGTTTTTTAATGTGTTTGAGAGTGGGGT contains:
- the LOC101489365 gene encoding lysophospholipid acyltransferase LPEAT2, encoding MADNNNITTPLLTSDHLTITVDSNSNSTTARPDSNPFRALGFNDTYPPLTVPSSTTLDPFRNNKAGIEGFYEWVKTIVCIPIALVRLVIFGLCLAIGYVATKCALHGWKDKDNPMPKWRSNIMWITRISARFILFSFGYHWIKRKGKPAPREVAPIIVSNHVSYIEPIFYFYELFPTIVASESHDSIPFVGTIIRAMQVIYVNRFSQSSRKQAVREIKRRASCDRFPRVLLFPEGTTTNGRNLISFQLGAFIPGYPIQPIIVRYPHVHFDQSWGNVSLGQLMFRMFTQFHNFFEVEYLPVISPLDDKETAVHFRQRASQAIATAMNTVQTGHSYGDIMLHMKAQEAKQENPSSYMVEMAKVESLFHISSLEAVEFLDKFLAMNPDPSGRVQYRDFLRVLRLKACPLSQKIFAFIDVEKCGTITFRQFLYGSAHVMKQPGFHQACEVAFAECGGAVKGYIAEQELRDSIQSVIPSWNDNEVHDLFLLFDNHNDERIFKDEFLSCLRKNPLLIALFTPQQQPKESCGNGVLDIV